The DNA sequence GGGCTGAGGCGGGTATCAGAAGCCTGTGTTCGGGCCCCAATACCAATCTCATTGCATGCGGAGTTACCAGACCCACAAATCCAATAAGGCCGCTAATAGATACAGCAGCGGCAGTCAAGACTGAGCCCAGGGCCAGAATTATGATCTTATCCCGTTCGACATTGATACCAACGTAAGCCGCCCCCTCCTCTCCCAGCGAGAAGGCATTGAGGCGAAACGCCAATAACCGAGCCAGCACGACGCCGCCAATAACGATCGGGGCAACAATGACTATCTGCCCCCAGCCGGTTACCGAAATACCGCCCATGAGAAACATGTAGACAGAGTTGATCCGGAGGTGCAGCCGGTCGCTCATTGTTATGAGGAGAAACATCAAAGCCGATAGCATGGCACTCACAGTAAACCCGGCCAGGAGCATGCTGACGACAGGCGTTTTACCACCCACCCGGGCCAGATAATAGACCAGCATGACAGTGGCCAGAGCTCCACCAAAGGCAAGCAGAGGCACCAGTCCGAAACCAAGAAAGGCCAGGCTGATCGGCAAAAGCATAGCTACAGTAATCCCGAGAGCCGCCCCGGCGGAGGTGCCGATAATGTAGGGATCAGCCATAGGATTACGCAGCAGTCCCTGAAAAAGCACCCCTGCTGTGGCCAGAGCTGCCCCTATCAGGGCGCCACCAACTACCCGGGGCAACCTCACCTGAAAGAGGATTGTCTCATCAACCGATCGCCAGGTAGGAGTGAAGTCAAAAACGGCCAGCTTATTCAGACTCATTTTGACCACATCTGGAAGAGAAATAGACACCTTCCCCAGAGCGGTTGCCATCAATAGACAAAGTCCAAGAAACCCCAGAAGCACCAACAAAACAGCTACCTGGCGATTCCTCTGCAAAACGGCCCGCATGTTCTTAATCACCTGCTTTCAACGCGGCGGCTCCATCAGTGATGATCACCACCCCTTGCAGGTCCAATGAGTGCAACAAACAGCATCCTCCAAATAAAAGCTGCTAACCCTGAGGCTCTCTGCCATGTGGTAAACGACGATTCTGCACAATGCAAAAGGGCAAAGGCCTCGTCAAAAGGGAAAACTTGACTCCGGCTCAGCCTGCGAGGGGGAAAGGGAAATCCCCTTACCCGGCAGAGCAAGGGGTTGTTACAGCGCTCTGGTCATATTTGCACCCTCTTTCTCCGCGGAGGCATCCAATCAGCCCGGCTGAAACGGTTTCAAGCCAAGGCTGTTTGACAGGGGTCGGCGTTCTGACTATCACAGCAGGCGGGACTGTGCCGGATTCTCACCGGACTTGCTTTCCAATTAAGCCCTCGCTCGTGCTCGGGCGCCCCTGTATCGGATATAAACTCTCGATCAATTATATAGGCAATACCATCAAAAAGGCAAAGGTTGTATTCCGCCTGCTTTGCTAGTATACTGACCTCACTAAACCAAGCTACCGCAGGGGAGCTCAGAGGCTGAGAGTTCTTCATCTTTACCCGAAGGAATGTGAGGGACAACCCTTTGAACCTGAACTCGGTAATACGAGCGTAGGGAGGCGGTTCAATATTGACCAGGAACCGTTGACTGAGGCTCTTGGTCTTTTTGGTTTTATGAGGAAAGCAGAATGACACAGCTTGAGTTGGCCAGAAAAGGCATTATATCTCCCCAGATGAAGCTGGTGGCGGAGAAAGAGGCGGTGGAGCCGGAGTTCATTCGAAGTGGGCTCGCTGAGGGAACCATCGCCATCCCGGTAAATCTCAGGCACACCAATTTGAGCCCTTGCGGCATTGGCAGGGGTCTGTCCACCAAGGTCAACGCCAATGTGGGCACCTCCTCCGACTACGGCACCATCGACACCGAACTGGAGAAGGTCCGGGTGGTTATGGAGTATAAGGCTGACGCCGTGATGGATCTCAGCACCGGAGGCAACATCACTGCCATCCGCCGTGCCATCCTGTCTTCATGTCCCCTTCCTCTCGGCACTGTGCCCATCTACCAGGCCGGCATCGAAGCGGTGGAGAGACGGGGAGCCATTATCAATATGACCGCCGATGACCTCTTTACCGTTATTGAGCAACAGGCAGAGGACGGGGTGGACTTCATGACTGTTCACTGCGGGGTGACCCAGAGGGCTCTGGCCCAACTGAAATCACAGAAAAGATTGACCAATGTGGTATCCCGGGGAGGAGCTTTCCTCATTGGCTGGATGCTGCATCACGATCAAGAAAACCCGCTATATGAACAGTATGACCGCCTTCTTGAAATAGCCCGTCGCCACGATATCACCCTGAGCCTTGGCGATGGGATGCGTCCCGGCAGTCTGGCTGATGCTACCGATCGCTGTCAGATTGAAGAGCTGGTCACTCTGGGGGGACTTGTGGAGCGCTCCTGGGTGGCAGGGGTCCAGGTCATGGTTGAAGGACCGGGCCATGTGCCCCTTGATCAGATCGTGACCAATGTGC is a window from the Chloroflexota bacterium genome containing:
- a CDS encoding iron chelate uptake ABC transporter family permease subunit; this translates as MATALGKVSISLPDVVKMSLNKLAVFDFTPTWRSVDETILFQVRLPRVVGGALIGAALATAGVLFQGLLRNPMADPYIIGTSAGAALGITVAMLLPISLAFLGFGLVPLLAFGGALATVMLVYYLARVGGKTPVVSMLLAGFTVSAMLSALMFLLITMSDRLHLRINSVYMFLMGGISVTGWGQIVIVAPIVIGGVVLARLLAFRLNAFSLGEEGAAYVGINVERDKIIILALGSVLTAAAVSISGLIGFVGLVTPHAMRLVLGPEHRLLIPASALGGAAFLVIADLLARTLTSSGEIPVGIITALVGAPFFIYLLRRTRKEYAF
- the thiC gene encoding phosphomethylpyrimidine synthase ThiC codes for the protein MTQLELARKGIISPQMKLVAEKEAVEPEFIRSGLAEGTIAIPVNLRHTNLSPCGIGRGLSTKVNANVGTSSDYGTIDTELEKVRVVMEYKADAVMDLSTGGNITAIRRAILSSCPLPLGTVPIYQAGIEAVERRGAIINMTADDLFTVIEQQAEDGVDFMTVHCGVTQRALAQLKSQKRLTNVVSRGGAFLIGWMLHHDQENPLYEQYDRLLEIARRHDITLSLGDGMRPGSLADATDRCQIEELVTLGGLVERSWVAGVQVMVEGPGHVPLDQIVTNVQLEKRLCKGAPFYVLGPLVTDVGAGYDHITAAVGGAIAAAAGADFLCYVTPSEHLSLPDIDDVREGIIGTRIAAHAADIVKGVKGAADWDRKMSTARKNLDWEEQIRLSLDPGKARRLHSRFATEGDTCSMCGPYCAMALVEKYLGTPVVKCAF